The Microcella sp. genome includes the window GCCCCCGCGCGAGGTCGAGCTCGAAGTGATGCAGCGTCACGCCGACGGCTTCAACCCGCGCGACCTCGGTGCGGCCGGCGTCACCGCGGTCGTCAGCGGCGACGACATCACGGCCGCCCGCGGGTATGTCGGCGACGTGCGAGCCTCGGCCGAACTGCTCGGCTACCTCGTCGACCTCGCGCGCGCCACCCGCCAGAGCCCCTCGGTGAAGCTCGGCGTGAGCCCGCGCGGCACGACCGCCCTGCTCGCAGCCGCCAAGGCCTGGGCCTGGCTGCAGGGCCAGAGCGCCATCACGCCAGATCACGTGCAGGCGATGCTGCTGCCCGTGTGGCGTCACCGCATCGGGCTGCGCCCCGAAGCCGAGCTCGAAGGCGTCTCGGCCGACACCATTCTGCGCTCGATCGTGCAGCAGGTGCAGGTGCCGCTGTGATCGTGACAGCGCCCTAGCGATGGCCGTCACCGGCTGGTTCGTGCTGCTCGTCGCCCTTGGCGTCGTGCCCGTCGTCGCGCTCTCGAGCGTGGTGCCCGCGGGCGAGGTGCTGCTCGGGTGGGTGGTGGTGTGCCTGCTGCTCGCGGCCGTCGATCTCGTGCTCGCCGCGTCGCCCCGCGCCATGCGACTCGAACGGCAGACGGATGCTCGCGTGCGCCTCACCGAGACCGCGAGCGCCACGCTCTACGTCACCAACCCCACTCGGCGCACGCTGCGCGGCATCATCAGAGACGCGTGGGAGCCGTCGGCCGGCGCCACGCCCACCCGCCAGCGCGTGCTCGTGCCCGCAGCCGAGCGGCGCGCCGTCACCACCGCGCTCACACCGTGGCGTCGCGGAGAGCGCCGAGCCGTCATGGTCACCATCAGGGCGATCGGGCCGCTGCGGCTCGCCGCGCGTCAGGCGAGCATCCGAGTGCCGGCAGAGATCACCGTGCTGCCCGAATTCGCCTCGCGAAAGCACCTGCCCTCGCGGCTGGCGCGGCTGCGCGAGCTCGACGGGCGCACGAGCGTCATGGTGCGCGGCCAAGGCACCGAGTTCGACAGCCTGCGCGAGTATGTGCGCGGCGACGACGTGCGCTCGATCGACTGGAGGGCCACCGCCCGGCGCTCGGGAGGGCCCGGGCCAGACGGCGCACCCGCCCAGACGCTCATGGTGCGCACGTGGCGGCCCGAGCGCGACCGGCACGTCGTCGTCATCATCGACTCGGGCCGCACCGCTGCCGCGCGCATCGCCGACGAGACCCGCATCGACACCGCATTCGAGTCGACGCTGCTCCTCTCGGCCCTCGCCGACCGCGCCGGAGACCGCGTCGACGTCGCCGTCTTCGACCGCCGCGTTCGCGGGCGCGTGCAGGGCTCGCGCGGCGCAGACCTGCTCACCAAGCTCGTCGAGATGATGGCGCCCGTCGACCCCGAACTGCTCGAGACCGACTGGACGGCCGTGCCGGCGCTCGTGCGCTCGATGACGGCGCAGCGGTCGCTCGTGGTGCTCGCGACTCCGCTCGAGTCGCCCGGCGCGACGCGCGGGCTGCTGACGATGCTGCCGCAGCTCACCACGAAGCACCTCGTGCTCGTCGCCGCCGTCACCGACCCGGCGCTCATCGAGGCCGGGAGTGCGCGCGACAACCGCGCCTCGGTGTATCGCGCTGCCGCCGCCGAGCGCGCCCTGCTCGACGCCGAGCGGGTCGCCGCCGCCGTGCGGCGCCTCGGTGGCGACGTGGTCAGTGCCGCGCCGCTCGACCTGCCGCCCGCCGTCGCCGACCGGTATCTCGCCTACAAGGCGGCCGGGCGCCTCTAGTCGGCCGGGCGCAGCGCGGGGTGGCCACGGCGACGCCGCGCTTCGCTAGGGTGCTCTCGACGCCTCGTCACACCCCGCACCGAAGGAGCTGCCTCATGGCGAAAGAGATTCCCACCCCGTCATCACCCTCGATGACCGCCCGACTCGTCGCCGAAGTGTTCGGCACCTTCTTGCTGGTCTTCGGCGTCATCGGCACCGCCTTCTTCTCGTCGGCGAACACCGGGCTGCTCGGCCCCGCCCTCGCCGTCGGCCTCGCGGTCATGGCCGGCGCCTATGCCGTCGGGCACATCTCGGGCGCCCACTTCAACCCCGCTGTGACGATCGGCGCCGCCGTCGCCGGGCGCTTCGCGTGGCGAGACACTCCGGCCTACATCGCCGCGCAGGCGCTGGGCGGGCTGCTCGCGAGCGGAGCCCTCGTGCTCATCGGCTCGTTCGGCCCCGCCGGTGCACTCGCCGACGCGCAAGCCGACGGCTTCTTCTCGAACGGCTTCGACGAGGGCTCGCCCGCGGGCTACGGCCTCGTCGCCGTCATCGTGGCCGAGCTCGTGCTCACCGCACTCTTTCTCGTCGTCATTCTCGGCGTCACCGACGACCGCGCGTTCGCCGGGTTCGCTCCGCTCGCGATCGGCCTCATGCTGACGGTCATGCACCTGGTGGCGATTCCGGTGAGCAACGCCTCGTTCAACCCGGCGCGCTCACTGGCGACGGCCGTCTTCGGCGGGACGGATGCTCTCGCACAGTTGTGGGTCTTCATCGTGATCCCCGTCATCGGTGCGGCACTCGGCGCACTGCTCTACCGCGCCGTGTTCGCCGGCAAGCGCTGACGCACCTCAGTCACCGACGACGACGCGGGCGCCTCGACTGATCGGGTCGAGGTCGCCCGTCTCGCCGTCGCGGAAGGCGCGTCGGCCGAGCATCCACTGATAGAGCAGAAACGCCACCAGCGCCACAGTGCCGATGCCGATGCGCACGACGTCAGGCCACTCTTGGCGGGTGACATAGCCCTCGATGATGCCGCTCACGAGCAGTGCGGCGACGAGGCCGCCGATGATCGCGAACAGTGCTCGGCCGTCGTCGGCGAGCGCCTGCAGCCGCGTGCGGGGGCCCGGAGACACCCACGCCCAGAAGATCATGAGCCCGCCGGCCGCGGCGACGAAGATCGCATAGATCTCGAGCTGGCCGTGCGGAAGGATGTTGAGAAAGAACACGTCGAGCCGGTCGAACTCGGCCATGATGCCGGCGCTGAGCCCCAAGCCCTGCGCGTTCTGGAAGAGCACGAACGGCACGTAGACGCCCGTGATGCCGAAGGCCACCGACTGCGTGGCGATCCAGGCGTTGTTGCTGAACACCTGCAGGCCGAACACGGCCTCACTCGACTCGCTGTAGTAGCCGACGAAGTCTTGCTCGGCGTAGCGGCGCAGATCGTCGTAGTCGCCGAGCGCGGCGATGACCCCCGGGTTCGTCGCCACCCACACGGCGTAGAGCGTGGCCACGACGATGAACGATGCGGCGACGGCGAGCGTCAGATAGCGGATGCGGTAGAGCGCCGCCGGCACCTCGCGCGTCGCGTAGCGCGCCAGCTGCGCCAGCGGCTCTGTGGTGGCGCCCGTGAAGCGCAGGCGGGCGCGCGACAGCAGCACGCTGAGGGTGGCGGCCTGCGGCACCTGCCCGGCACTCGTCGTGATCGCCGACAGGTGGGTGGCCCCCGCCTGGTAGTGCTCGATGAGCTCGTCGGCGTCGCGACCGGCGAAGCGGCGTCGGCGCGAGAGCTCGCGCAGCCGATCCCATTCGGCGGCGTGGGCTGAAGAGTATGCGTCGAGATCCATCTGTTTAGATGATGTCATGTCTGGCGCGGCGGCAACCCTGAGCTCTCACGACAGCGAGCGCGAACTGCTCACCGGCGAGGCCGTCGCCCTCGAGCTGCGGGCGACGAGCGTCATTCTGCGCATGGCGGGCGGCATCATCGACTACCTCGTCTACATCAGCGCAACGCTGCTGCTCGCCTGGGGCGCCTTCTCACTCGCGTTCGACACCGGGCTGCCCGAGGCGCTGTACGGCACCGTCGTCATCGCGTGCATGGTCGTGGGCCTCGTGCTCGTGCCCGCCACGGTCGAGACGGCGAGCCAGGGCAAGTCGCTCGGCCGCCTCGCCCTCGGCGACCGCATCGTGCGCGACGACGGCGGAGCGATCTCGTTTCGGCACGCCTTCATCCGCTCGCTCGTCGGAGTGTTCGAGATCGTCATGACCGCCGGCGGTCTCGCGGTGGTGGTCGCCATGCTCAACTCTCGCGCCAAGCGCCTGGGCGACCTGCTCGCCGGCACCTACAGCCAGTACGAGCGGGTCTCGAGTGTGACGCCGCCCGTGTTCGGGGTTCCGGTCGAGCTGGTGGAATGGGCATCCACCGCCGACGTCGCCCGAATGCCCGATGCGCTGTCGCGCCGCATCGCCCAGTTTCTGCGGCAGGCAGCCGGCCACACTGCGGCGACGCGCGAGCGGCTCGCCCGCGACCTCGCGACCGAAGCCGCCCTCTACGTCTCGCCCGTTCCGGGCGGCGACCCCGAGCTGTTTCTCGCCGGCGTGTCAGTGCTGCGACGCGAGCGCGAGGCCACGGCGCTCAGGCTCGAGCGGGCGCGACTCGACGAGCTGCAGCCGACGCTCGCCGCGCTGCCGCACGGTTTTCCTGACCGGGGGTAATCAGTAGCGGTAGTGGTCGACCTTGAACGCGCGATCGCGGACGAGCGATCGCGAGAGAGCCGTGCTAGTAGCGGTAGTGATCAACCTTGTAAGGGCCGTCAGCACTGACCCCGATGTAGGCGGCCTGCCGCGGCGTGAGCTGCGTGAGGCGAACCCCCAGGGCGTCGAGGTGCAGGCGCGCCACCTTCTCGTCGAGCAGCTTCGGCAGCACGTAGACGCCGATCGGGTACTCGTCGCGCCTGGTGGCGAGTTCGAGCTGAGCGAGCACCTGGTTGGTGAACGAGGCGCTCATGACGAAGCTCGGGTGCCCCGTGGCGTTGCCGAGGTTCATGAGCCGACCCTCGCTCAGCACGAGAATCGAGCGCCCGGTCGGCAGGCGCCACTCGTGCACCTGCGGCTTGATCTCGACCTTCTCGACGCCGGGCAGGCTCTCGAGCCCCGCCATGTCGATCTCGTTGTCGAAGTGGCCGACGTTGGCGACGATCGCGAGGTGCTTGAGCGACTGCAGCTGCTCGACCGTGACGACGTTTTCGTTGCCGGTCGCGGTGACGAGAATGTCGATGTCGCCGATGACGTCGTCGAGTCGAGCCACCTGGTAGCCGTCCATCGCGGCTTGCAGAGCATTGATGGGGTCGATCTCGCTCACGATGACTCGGGCGCCCTGCCCGCGCAGGGCATCCGCCGAGCCCTTGCCCACGTCTCCATAGCCGCACACGAAGACGGTCTTGCCGCCCATGAGCACGTCGGTGGCGCGGTTGAGGCCGTCGGGCAGCGAGTGGCGAATGCCGTATTTGTTGTCGAACTTGCTCTTGGTGACCGAGTCGTTGACGTTGATGGCCGGAAAGAGCAGCCTTCCCTCGCGGTGCAGCTCATAGAGGCGGTGCACGCCTGTCGTCGTCTCTTCGGTGACGCCCTGGATGCCCTGACTCACGACCGTCCACCGCTGCGGGTCGCTCTGCAGCGAGTCGCGCAGCACGCTCAGCACGACGCGCCACTCGTGGCTGTCGCCCTCAGCCGCCTCAGGCACTGCGCCCGCTGCCTCGAACTCGACGCCCTTGTGCACGAGCATCGTGGCGTCGCCGCCGTCGTCGAGAATCATCGTCGGGCCGAGGCCGTCGCCGAAGTCGAAGATCTGCTGCGTCGCCCACCAGTACTCGTCGAGCGTCTCGCCCTTCCAGGCGAAGACCGGAGTGCCCGCGGGCCGCTCGACTGTGCCCGTCGTGCCGACGACGACCGCGGCGGCCGCCTCGTCTTGCGTCGAGAAGATGTTGCAGCTCGCCCAGCGCACCTCGGCGCCGAGGGCCACGAGCGTCTCGATGAGCACCGCGGTCTGCACCGTCATGTGCAGCGAACCGGCGATGCGGTGGCCGGCGAGCGGCTGGTGCGGGCCGAACTCGTCGCGCAGCGCCATGAGGCCCGGCATCTCGTGCTCGGCGAGCCGAATCTGGTGGCGGCCGGCTTCAGCGAGCGCGAGGTCGCGCACCTTGTGGGCGATGCCGTTCACGATGTCGACGGCGAGCGCGGGGCGCGCCGGGGTGTGGATGCTCATGCCCGCCATTCTCGCAGGCTCGACCCGAGCATCCGCTCGTCTCACCCGGGTCGTTCGGCGGAGTCTCTCAGACGTTCCAGCGCGGCTAAGACGAGGTCGAGCCCGAAGGTGAACTCCCCCGCCGGGTCGTAGCCGGCAGCGACGAGCGCCGCGGCGGATTCGTTGAGGTACGGAAACTCGTCGGGAGGGAGCTGGGGCAGGAACACTTCTTGAGTCATGTCTGCCAGCGCATCGGCGGTGTCGGGCAAGCTCGCTTCTTGCAGCGCGAATCCGTAGACATAGCTGTCGAGCAGCCAGTTGGCGTGCGTCGCCATCGCGACCGAGAACCCTGCCTTCCGCAGGCAGGCCGTGACCGCCTCGCGGTGACGAAGGTTTGCCGGGCCGGGCGTTGTGCGCGATTCCATCAGGCCGATGGCCCACGGGTGGCGAGCGAGCACCTCTCGAGCAGAAATGGCTCGCCGACGCATCGCCGCCTGCCAGTCGGTGTCGGCGAGCGGAAGCTCGATCTCGCCGAACACGACGTCGATCATGGCGTCGAGCAACTCGTCTCTGCTCGCCACGTAGTGGTAGAGCGACATCGCGCCCGCGCCGAGCGCGCTCGCAAGCCGGCGCATGCTCACCCCATCGACGTCCTCGCTGTCGGCAAGCCGTACCGCTTCGATCACGATTCGGTGCGTGCTCAGCCCCGCGCCTGGCGCTGACTCACGTTGGTGCTTGTCGCGCACGGATTACCTCGCCTTCCCGACCGACTTGACAAGCGTACAGTGTACGAGCAATAGTACGGCGTACGACGTACGGTGTACGAGATTGTCACTGTTCGTCGTGACCGGCCGCGACTCCCGGGGTCGGACCGTTCTCGACGAAAGAAGAACCGATGTCACGCGAATCACGAACCCCGACGTTGCTCGATAACCCGCCGATCTCGGTACACACCAAGCTCGCGGCAGCGTGGACAGGCTTCATGTTTCTCTACGTCTACGTCGACGTACTCGGCTTCTACAAGCCCGGCGTCATCGACGGCCTGCTGAATGGCCTCATTTGGGAGTTCGAGGTCAGCGCGACGCTGCTCACGATCTTCCTCGTCTCCGTGTCGGTACCGGCGGTGATGATTGTGCTCTCTGCGACGCTGCCTGCCCGAGCGAACCGCGCCACGAACCTCGTCGTGGCGTTGCTCCTCATTCCGTATTCGCTGTTCAACGCGGTCGGCGAGACCTTGGAGTGGTCCGCCTTCTACGGCATCGCCATCGCCGTTGAGGTGCTGATCCTGGCGTTCATCCTGCGCACCGCATGGGCCTGGCCCCGAGTGCCCGCCTCCGAGAATGCGAGCGCGAGCGGGGCAACAGCCGCGGCATCGCCCAGTGCAACGATCGAGTGAAGAGCGGTTGGCCTGCAGTCACAGGCCTCTTGCTTCTCAGTGCGCTGCCCGTGCTCGGGGGCCTACTTCGCCTCATGGAAGGGCGGGGTGACCGCGAGGGCGAGCTTGTCGTGGCCTCACTGGTGGCGATCGTCTCGCACATCGTGGCGATGAGCGTGCTCTGCATTCTCGGCGCCTTCCAGTTCTCTCCAGCGCTGCGGATGTGGCGCGGATGGCACCGCACCGCCGGTCGAGTGCTGATTCCAGCCGGTGTCATCGCGGCGCTGTCGAGCATCTGGCTCGCGGTCTTCTTCGGCGGTCCCGCTGCGGAGTTTCCGCTCGCGATGGTTCGACTGGTCTTCGCCGTGCCCATGCTGGTGTTTCTCGTGCTGGCCACAACCGCCATCGCGCGGCGCAGATTCGTCGCGCACGGAGCATGGATGACGCGCGCCTACGCGATCGCTGTCTCTGGCGGAACCCAAGCGCTCGTCAGCGTGCTGTGGTCGATACCCTTCGGCGAAGCCGATGCCGTCGGTGAGATCTGGGTCGTCGCCGCGGGCTTTGCGATCAATACCCTCGTGGCAGAGGTGCTGATCCGCCGACGCGCGCGCCGACGAGTGCCCGCTACCGTGATCAGGCGCGAATGAGGGCGAGCACTTCGTCGCGGATGCGCGCCATGGTCTGAGCCGTGCGCCCCTCGGCGTTGAGGCGCAGCAGCGGCTCGGTGTTTGAGGGGCGCACGCTGAACCACCACCAGTCGCCATCATCGGTCGTGCCGGCGTAGGTGAGGCCGTCGAGCTCGTCGACCTCTCCGCGCCCCTGAAACGCCTCGACGATGCGCGTGTACGCGGCGGGAACGTCGTCGACGGTCGAGTTGATCTCACCGCTCGCCGTGTACGGCGTGAACTCGGCGGCGAGCGCCGAGAGCGGCCCGTCGTACTCGCCGAACTGGGCGATGAGGTGCATGGCGGCGAGCATGCCGTTGTCTGCGCCCCAGAAGTCGCGAAAGTAGTAGTGCGCCGAGTGCTCGCCGCCGAAGATCGCACCCGTCTCATGCATGACGTCTTTGATGAGCGAGTGGCCCACCTTCGTGCGCACGGCGATCGCGCCCGCCGCCTCGATGGTCTCGGGCACGACGCGCGAGGTGATGAGGTTGTGCACGACGCGGATGTCGCCGGTCTCGCCGGCAGCCCGCACGCGCGTGATCTCGCGCAGCGCCACGATCGCGGCGACAGCGCTCGGGGTCACCGGCTGACCGAGCTCGTCGATGACGAAGCACCGGTCGGCGTCGCCGTCGAACGCCAGCCCCAGGTCGGCACCGTGCTCGAGCACGGCGGCCTGCAGGTCGACGAGGTTCGCGGGCTCGAGGGGGTTCGCCTCGTGGTTCGGAAAGGTTCCGTCGAGCTCGAAGTAGAGCGGCACGATGTCGAGCGGCAGCGCCGGCAGCCCGGCCGCCGTGCCGAGCACCGCGGGCACTGTCAGGCCGCCCATGCCGTTGCCGGCATCCACCACCACACGCAGCGGGCGCACACTCGTCAGGTCGACGAGCTCGCGCAGGTAGGTGGCGTAGTCGGCGAGAACGTCGCGGTGCGAGATCGTGCCGGGAGCATCCGTCGCCGTGATTCCGCTCGCGAGGTAGGCCTGTGCGCGATCGCGGATGCCCGCCAGCCCCGTGTCGAGGCTGATGCCTTGCGCGCCCGCACGACAGAACTTGATGCCGTTGTAGGTGGCCGGGTTGTGGCTCGCGGTGAACATCGCCGCCGGCACGCCGTAGTGGCCGCTCGCGAAGTAGGTCTGATCGGTCGAGCACAGCCCGAGCATGATGACCGAGGCGCCCCGAGCGGTCGCACCTCGGGCGAAGGCGGCGGCGAAACCGGGCGAACTGTCGCGCATGTCGTGCCCCACGGCGATCTCGAGGCTCTCCGCGCCGATTTCGTCGACGAAACCGGCGCCGAGCGCTTCGACGACCTGCTCGGTGAGCTGAGTGCCGACGAGGCCGCGAACGTCGTAGGCCTTGATGAACGAGCTGAGATCAGGCGTGGTGGTCACGAGTTCAGGGTAGTGCCGAGACGCTCAGCCGACCTCGCCGAGCGCGCTGTATCGCACGATCTGCCAGCCGTTGGGGGCCGAGAGCCGTTCAGAGTGCCGGTCGCACAAGTCGTAGCTGTGCGGCTCGGGTCGAGCGCTCAGGGGCCCGAGCACCGCCATCGAGTCGGCGTACACGTAGGTGAGGGTGCGCACTGCTGCCTCGCTGCACGCCACCTTGCTGCACGGTCGACCGTTCATCGTCATGCCAGCATACGGCGGGCTGCCGACCTGGCCGCGTTAGGCTGGCAGCGTGGCACGAGCAGGCAAGACTCCGGGTGGCCCGGCACACGGTCAGCCCAGCGCCCGAGCCCGCGCCCGGCATGGCCGCCACGGCCGCTCGCCCGTCACCGGGCCGCACCTGCCCCTCGCGCACACGCGCCGCGACCTCTTCGAGACCACCGTGCAGGCGACGGCCGAATACCTGGTCGACCAGTGGCCAGACGAGTTGGCACGGCTGCGCATCCAGGTGCAGCCGATGCCCGATCAGCCGAACGCCGTCAACGGGGTGGCCCGCTGGCGCGTCGTGCCCGAGCGCGACCTCGTGGTGCTCTACCGCATTCCGATCGAGCGCATGAGTCGGCTGCACCGCGACGACGCGTGGCACCGGCGGCTCATGGTCGAGAGCTGCGTGTTTCGGGCGGTCGGCGAGCTCATCGGCAAAGATCCGTGGGATCTCGCGCCCGAGCGCTTTCGCCACTGGTGAGCGGCGTCTAGTACGGCAGCACCGTCACCGGTCTGGCTGCGGCGGGCGGGGGCAGGATGCGTGAACTCGCGAGCAGCGAATCGCCTCGGTAGCTCACACTCGCGTGCAGGGGTGCCGTCGTGCTCAACTGCACCGCCGCGTTCGTGGCCGACTCGAGCACGAGGCCGGTGCCGGCGGGCACGTCGACGGTGCGGCCGTCGACGGTGACCGTGGCGTCGGCGTCGGGCGCGAACACGTGGATGAAGGCCGTGACGCTCTGCCCCACGGGCGCGACGGCGGCGAGCACCTCGGTGCCGGGCTCGATCTCGGCCACTGGAGTGAACCACTCGAGGTCGATGCCCGACGTGCCCGCGGTGCTCGTGCGCGCTGCCACGACGGTCGGAGCCGACGACTCGACCACGATCGAGTAGTCGCCGTCGAGCAGGTCGGTGAAGGGCAGGTCGAGCACGGCCTGCGGCTCGAGGGTGGTCGTCAGTGCGACGCCGGCGTCGCCGCTCTGCGGGATGAGCCTCACCGTGACGTCGACGGGCGAGTCACCTGGGGCGAGCATCCGCAGGGCCGTCA containing:
- a CDS encoding DUF58 domain-containing protein, which translates into the protein MAVTGWFVLLVALGVVPVVALSSVVPAGEVLLGWVVVCLLLAAVDLVLAASPRAMRLERQTDARVRLTETASATLYVTNPTRRTLRGIIRDAWEPSAGATPTRQRVLVPAAERRAVTTALTPWRRGERRAVMVTIRAIGPLRLAARQASIRVPAEITVLPEFASRKHLPSRLARLRELDGRTSVMVRGQGTEFDSLREYVRGDDVRSIDWRATARRSGGPGPDGAPAQTLMVRTWRPERDRHVVVIIDSGRTAAARIADETRIDTAFESTLLLSALADRAGDRVDVAVFDRRVRGRVQGSRGADLLTKLVEMMAPVDPELLETDWTAVPALVRSMTAQRSLVVLATPLESPGATRGLLTMLPQLTTKHLVLVAAVTDPALIEAGSARDNRASVYRAAAAERALLDAERVAAAVRRLGGDVVSAAPLDLPPAVADRYLAYKAAGRL
- a CDS encoding aquaporin gives rise to the protein MAKEIPTPSSPSMTARLVAEVFGTFLLVFGVIGTAFFSSANTGLLGPALAVGLAVMAGAYAVGHISGAHFNPAVTIGAAVAGRFAWRDTPAYIAAQALGGLLASGALVLIGSFGPAGALADAQADGFFSNGFDEGSPAGYGLVAVIVAELVLTALFLVVILGVTDDRAFAGFAPLAIGLMLTVMHLVAIPVSNASFNPARSLATAVFGGTDALAQLWVFIVIPVIGAALGALLYRAVFAGKR
- a CDS encoding stage II sporulation protein M, with the translated sequence MDLDAYSSAHAAEWDRLRELSRRRRFAGRDADELIEHYQAGATHLSAITTSAGQVPQAATLSVLLSRARLRFTGATTEPLAQLARYATREVPAALYRIRYLTLAVAASFIVVATLYAVWVATNPGVIAALGDYDDLRRYAEQDFVGYYSESSEAVFGLQVFSNNAWIATQSVAFGITGVYVPFVLFQNAQGLGLSAGIMAEFDRLDVFFLNILPHGQLEIYAIFVAAAGGLMIFWAWVSPGPRTRLQALADDGRALFAIIGGLVAALLVSGIIEGYVTRQEWPDVVRIGIGTVALVAFLLYQWMLGRRAFRDGETGDLDPISRGARVVVGD
- a CDS encoding RDD family protein; this encodes MSGAAATLSSHDSERELLTGEAVALELRATSVILRMAGGIIDYLVYISATLLLAWGAFSLAFDTGLPEALYGTVVIACMVVGLVLVPATVETASQGKSLGRLALGDRIVRDDGGAISFRHAFIRSLVGVFEIVMTAGGLAVVVAMLNSRAKRLGDLLAGTYSQYERVSSVTPPVFGVPVELVEWASTADVARMPDALSRRIAQFLRQAAGHTAATRERLARDLATEAALYVSPVPGGDPELFLAGVSVLRREREATALRLERARLDELQPTLAALPHGFPDRG
- the ahcY gene encoding adenosylhomocysteinase; this encodes MSIHTPARPALAVDIVNGIAHKVRDLALAEAGRHQIRLAEHEMPGLMALRDEFGPHQPLAGHRIAGSLHMTVQTAVLIETLVALGAEVRWASCNIFSTQDEAAAAVVVGTTGTVERPAGTPVFAWKGETLDEYWWATQQIFDFGDGLGPTMILDDGGDATMLVHKGVEFEAAGAVPEAAEGDSHEWRVVLSVLRDSLQSDPQRWTVVSQGIQGVTEETTTGVHRLYELHREGRLLFPAINVNDSVTKSKFDNKYGIRHSLPDGLNRATDVLMGGKTVFVCGYGDVGKGSADALRGQGARVIVSEIDPINALQAAMDGYQVARLDDVIGDIDILVTATGNENVVTVEQLQSLKHLAIVANVGHFDNEIDMAGLESLPGVEKVEIKPQVHEWRLPTGRSILVLSEGRLMNLGNATGHPSFVMSASFTNQVLAQLELATRRDEYPIGVYVLPKLLDEKVARLHLDALGVRLTQLTPRQAAYIGVSADGPYKVDHYRY
- a CDS encoding TetR/AcrR family transcriptional regulator, which codes for MIEAVRLADSEDVDGVSMRRLASALGAGAMSLYHYVASRDELLDAMIDVVFGEIELPLADTDWQAAMRRRAISAREVLARHPWAIGLMESRTTPGPANLRHREAVTACLRKAGFSVAMATHANWLLDSYVYGFALQEASLPDTADALADMTQEVFLPQLPPDEFPYLNESAAALVAAGYDPAGEFTFGLDLVLAALERLRDSAERPG
- a CDS encoding DUF6326 family protein gives rise to the protein MSRESRTPTLLDNPPISVHTKLAAAWTGFMFLYVYVDVLGFYKPGVIDGLLNGLIWEFEVSATLLTIFLVSVSVPAVMIVLSATLPARANRATNLVVALLLIPYSLFNAVGETLEWSAFYGIAIAVEVLILAFILRTAWAWPRVPASENASASGATAAASPSATIE
- a CDS encoding DUF2306 domain-containing protein gives rise to the protein MLLSALPVLGGLLRLMEGRGDREGELVVASLVAIVSHIVAMSVLCILGAFQFSPALRMWRGWHRTAGRVLIPAGVIAALSSIWLAVFFGGPAAEFPLAMVRLVFAVPMLVFLVLATTAIARRRFVAHGAWMTRAYAIAVSGGTQALVSVLWSIPFGEADAVGEIWVVAAGFAINTLVAEVLIRRRARRRVPATVIRRE
- a CDS encoding phosphomannomutase/phosphoglucomutase, which gives rise to MTTTPDLSSFIKAYDVRGLVGTQLTEQVVEALGAGFVDEIGAESLEIAVGHDMRDSSPGFAAAFARGATARGASVIMLGLCSTDQTYFASGHYGVPAAMFTASHNPATYNGIKFCRAGAQGISLDTGLAGIRDRAQAYLASGITATDAPGTISHRDVLADYATYLRELVDLTSVRPLRVVVDAGNGMGGLTVPAVLGTAAGLPALPLDIVPLYFELDGTFPNHEANPLEPANLVDLQAAVLEHGADLGLAFDGDADRCFVIDELGQPVTPSAVAAIVALREITRVRAAGETGDIRVVHNLITSRVVPETIEAAGAIAVRTKVGHSLIKDVMHETGAIFGGEHSAHYYFRDFWGADNGMLAAMHLIAQFGEYDGPLSALAAEFTPYTASGEINSTVDDVPAAYTRIVEAFQGRGEVDELDGLTYAGTTDDGDWWWFSVRPSNTEPLLRLNAEGRTAQTMARIRDEVLALIRA
- a CDS encoding DUF3499 family protein produces the protein MNGRPCSKVACSEAAVRTLTYVYADSMAVLGPLSARPEPHSYDLCDRHSERLSAPNGWQIVRYSALGEVG
- a CDS encoding metallopeptidase family protein codes for the protein MARAGKTPGGPAHGQPSARARARHGRHGRSPVTGPHLPLAHTRRDLFETTVQATAEYLVDQWPDELARLRIQVQPMPDQPNAVNGVARWRVVPERDLVVLYRIPIERMSRLHRDDAWHRRLMVESCVFRAVGELIGKDPWDLAPERFRHW